In the Prosthecomicrobium sp. N25 genome, one interval contains:
- the hemW gene encoding radical SAM family heme chaperone HemW, producing the protein MTADPGFGVYVHWPFCAAKCPYCDFNSHVRHDPPDQARFTRAFATELAAMAARTPGRSVDSIFFGGGTPSLMAPATVGAILDEIARHWAFAPDVEITLEANPSSVEAERFRGYRSAGVNRVSLGVQALDDADLKALGRLHDVADALKAIGFARDTFPRLSFDLIYARPRQTVEAWRAELARALAFAADHLSVYQLTIEEGTRFADLHRAGKLVVPGPDLAADLYEATHAELDAAGLPAYEISNHAAPGAECRHNLVYWRYGEYVGVGPGAHGRLALADGRHATACEKVPERWLQSVETAGHGLVTDDLLTLDEQGDEFLLMGLRLREGIDLGRYELLSGRCLDRARLADLAGHGLVEVGPGRRLRATPAGFAVLDALVADLAA; encoded by the coding sequence ATGACGGCCGATCCCGGCTTCGGCGTCTACGTGCACTGGCCCTTCTGCGCGGCCAAGTGCCCCTATTGCGACTTCAACAGCCACGTCCGGCACGACCCGCCCGACCAGGCCCGCTTCACCCGCGCCTTCGCCACCGAACTCGCCGCGATGGCGGCGCGCACGCCGGGGCGCAGCGTGGACTCGATCTTCTTCGGCGGCGGCACGCCCTCCCTCATGGCCCCCGCCACCGTCGGCGCCATCCTGGACGAGATCGCCCGCCACTGGGCCTTCGCCCCGGACGTGGAGATCACCCTCGAGGCGAACCCGTCGAGCGTCGAGGCCGAGCGCTTCCGGGGCTACCGGTCCGCCGGGGTCAACCGGGTCTCCCTCGGCGTCCAGGCGCTCGACGACGCGGACCTCAAGGCTCTCGGCCGTCTTCACGACGTCGCCGACGCCCTGAAGGCCATCGGCTTCGCGCGCGACACCTTCCCGCGCCTCTCCTTCGACCTGATCTACGCCCGCCCCCGGCAGACGGTCGAGGCCTGGCGCGCGGAGCTCGCCCGCGCCCTGGCCTTCGCCGCCGACCACCTCTCGGTCTACCAGCTGACCATCGAGGAGGGCACGCGCTTCGCCGACCTGCACCGCGCCGGCAAGCTGGTGGTGCCCGGTCCGGACCTCGCCGCCGACCTCTACGAGGCGACCCATGCGGAACTCGACGCCGCCGGCCTGCCCGCCTACGAGATCTCCAACCACGCCGCCCCCGGGGCGGAATGCCGGCACAACCTGGTCTACTGGCGCTACGGCGAGTATGTCGGCGTCGGGCCCGGAGCCCACGGCCGCCTCGCGCTCGCCGACGGCCGCCACGCGACGGCCTGCGAGAAGGTGCCGGAGCGCTGGCTCCAGAGCGTCGAGACGGCGGGCCATGGCCTCGTCACCGACGACCTGCTGACCCTCGACGAGCAGGGGGACGAGTTCCTGCTGATGGGCCTGCGCCTGCGCGAGGGCATCGACCTGGGCCGCTACGAGCTGCTCTCCGGGCGCTGCCTCGACAGGGCCCGCCTGGCCGACCTGGCCGGCCACGGCCTCGTCGAGGTCGGACCCGGCCGCCGGCTGCGCGCCACGCCGGCCGGCTTCGCGGTCCTGGATGCGCTGGTCGCCGACCTCGCCGCGTGA
- the rdgB gene encoding RdgB/HAM1 family non-canonical purine NTP pyrophosphatase codes for MPRKLESGRLVVATHNKGKLVEINDLIAPYGLEAVSAGSLGLPEPEETGLTFEANAELKARAAAEASGLPALADDSGLAVVALGGDPGIYSARWAGPDKDFGRAMRNVEELLQQKGAVTPDARRAYFVAALCLCWPDGHQETFRGEVHGMLVWPPRGERGFGYDPMFLPDGETRTFGEMTAEEKHGRGPGRDGLSHRARAFSQFARACLDA; via the coding sequence ATGCCCCGCAAGCTCGAGTCGGGCCGCCTCGTGGTCGCCACCCACAACAAGGGCAAGCTCGTCGAGATCAACGACCTGATCGCGCCCTACGGCTTGGAGGCGGTTTCGGCCGGTAGCCTCGGCCTGCCCGAGCCGGAGGAGACCGGCCTGACTTTCGAGGCCAACGCCGAACTCAAGGCCCGCGCGGCCGCCGAGGCCTCCGGCTTGCCGGCGCTCGCCGATGATTCCGGCCTCGCCGTGGTGGCGCTGGGCGGCGACCCGGGCATCTACTCCGCCCGCTGGGCCGGTCCCGACAAGGACTTCGGCCGCGCCATGCGCAACGTCGAGGAGCTCCTGCAGCAGAAGGGCGCCGTCACCCCCGACGCGCGCCGCGCCTACTTCGTCGCCGCCCTCTGCCTGTGCTGGCCGGACGGCCACCAGGAGACCTTCCGGGGCGAGGTCCACGGCATGCTGGTCTGGCCGCCGCGGGGCGAGCGCGGCTTCGGCTACGACCCGATGTTTCTGCCCGACGGCGAGACGCGCACCTTCGGCGAGATGACCGCCGAGGAGAAGCATGGCCGCGGGCCCGGGCGCGACGGCCTCTCCCACCGGGCCCGCGCCTTCAGCCAGTTCGCCCGCGCCTGCCTGGACGCCTGA
- the rph gene encoding ribonuclease PH, whose product MRPSKRAPDEMRPVTLERGVSKHAEGSCLVKFGDTHVYCTASLEEGVPSWLRGQRRGWVTAEYGMLPRATHDRTRREVNAGKPSGRTQEIQRLIGRSLRAVVDLEALGERQISVDCDVIQADGGTRTASITGAWIALNDCLAWMRARDLIKTKVLRDHVAAVSCGIVKGEPVLDLDYVEDSAAETDANFVMTGSGGIVEIQGTAEGKPFTEEQLHALLGLARTGIGRLVDLQRMAIL is encoded by the coding sequence ATGCGTCCATCCAAGCGCGCGCCCGACGAGATGCGCCCCGTGACCCTCGAGAGAGGTGTCTCCAAGCATGCCGAGGGCTCCTGCCTGGTGAAGTTCGGCGACACGCACGTCTACTGCACGGCGAGCCTGGAGGAGGGCGTCCCGTCCTGGCTTCGCGGCCAGCGCCGCGGCTGGGTCACCGCCGAATACGGCATGCTGCCGCGCGCCACACACGACCGCACCCGCCGCGAGGTGAACGCCGGCAAGCCCTCCGGCCGCACGCAGGAGATCCAGCGCCTGATCGGCCGCTCGCTGCGCGCCGTCGTCGACCTGGAGGCCCTCGGCGAGCGCCAGATCTCGGTCGACTGCGACGTGATCCAGGCGGACGGCGGCACCCGCACCGCCTCGATCACCGGCGCCTGGATCGCCCTCAACGACTGCCTCGCCTGGATGCGCGCCCGCGACCTGATCAAGACCAAGGTGCTGCGCGACCACGTCGCCGCGGTCTCCTGCGGCATCGTCAAGGGCGAGCCGGTTCTAGACCTCGACTATGTGGAGGACTCCGCCGCCGAGACCGACGCCAACTTCGTCATGACCGGCTCGGGCGGCATCGTCGAGATCCAGGGCACGGCCGAGGGCAAGCCCTTCACGGAGGAGCAGCTGCACGCCCTCCTCGGCCTCGCGCGGACCGGCATCGGCCGCCTCGTCGACCTGCAGCGGATGGCGATCCTCTGA
- the hrcA gene encoding heat-inducible transcriptional repressor HrcA, whose translation MTKAVTIPPSNSLSQLDERSREIFKRIVEAYLDTGEPVGSRNVSRVLPMTLSPASVRNVMQDLEHLGLIYAPHTSAGRLPTEQGLRFFVDALLEIGDIAQDERARIEAEMKAGGETRPMEKVLTEASQMLSGLSRGAGVVLTHKADLRLKHIEFVRLEPQKGLVVLVSEDGTVENRIVDLPAGLPPSALVEASNFLNANIRGRTLAEARAENERLQAERQARLDELTARVVQAGLATWAGAAEDRPQQLIVRGRANLLEDVKAAEDLERLRLLFDDLERNRDLIQLLGSAERGEGVRIFIGSENKLFSLSGSSLVVSPYRDKENRIVGALGVIGPTRLNYGRIIPMVDFTAKMVGKVLG comes from the coding sequence ATGACGAAGGCCGTGACCATCCCCCCGAGCAACAGCCTGTCGCAGCTCGACGAACGCTCGCGCGAGATCTTCAAGCGCATCGTCGAGGCCTATCTCGACACCGGCGAGCCGGTCGGTTCGCGCAACGTCTCGCGCGTCCTGCCCATGACGCTATCGCCCGCCTCGGTGCGCAATGTCATGCAGGACCTGGAGCATCTCGGCCTCATCTATGCGCCGCACACGTCGGCCGGGCGTCTGCCGACCGAGCAGGGCCTGCGCTTCTTCGTCGACGCGCTCCTGGAGATCGGCGACATCGCCCAGGACGAGCGGGCGCGTATAGAGGCCGAGATGAAGGCCGGCGGCGAGACGCGCCCGATGGAGAAGGTGCTCACGGAAGCGAGCCAGATGCTGTCCGGCCTGTCACGCGGGGCCGGCGTGGTGCTGACCCACAAGGCGGACCTTCGGCTGAAGCACATCGAGTTCGTCCGGCTGGAGCCGCAGAAGGGCCTCGTGGTGCTGGTCAGCGAGGACGGCACGGTGGAGAACCGGATCGTCGACCTGCCGGCCGGCCTGCCGCCTTCGGCGCTGGTCGAAGCCTCGAACTTCCTCAACGCCAACATCCGCGGCCGGACGCTCGCGGAGGCGCGGGCGGAGAACGAGCGGCTGCAGGCGGAGCGCCAGGCGCGGCTCGACGAGCTGACCGCGCGGGTGGTGCAGGCCGGGCTCGCGACCTGGGCGGGCGCCGCGGAGGACCGGCCGCAGCAGCTCATCGTGCGCGGCCGCGCCAACCTGCTCGAGGACGTCAAGGCGGCGGAGGACCTGGAACGCCTCCGGCTCCTCTTCGACGACCTGGAGCGCAACCGGGACCTGATCCAGCTTCTCGGCTCCGCGGAACGGGGCGAAGGGGTCAGGATCTTCATCGGCTCGGAGAACAAGCTCTTCTCGCTCTCAGGCTCCTCGCTGGTGGTCTCGCCCTACCGCGACAAGGAGAACCGGATCGTCGGCGCGCTCGGCGTGATCGGCCCGACCCGCCTCAACTACGGCCGCATCATCCCGATGGTCGACTTCACCGCCAAGATGGTCGGCAAGGTGCTGGGGTGA
- the hslV gene encoding ATP-dependent protease subunit HslV, with amino-acid sequence MDNQQGSPLAWHGTTILAVRKAGRVVIAGDGQVSLGQTVLKSTARKVRRIAKGEVIAGFAGATADAFTLFERLESKLEQYPRQLTRACVELAKDWRSDRYLRKLEAMMLVADKTVTLVVTGNGDVLEPEGDVMGIGSGGNYALAAARALVDLDLDAEAIARKAMGVAAEICVYTNTNLTIETLDSER; translated from the coding sequence ATGGACAATCAACAGGGTTCGCCCCTCGCCTGGCACGGCACAACCATCCTGGCGGTGCGCAAGGCGGGCCGGGTGGTCATCGCCGGCGACGGGCAGGTGAGCCTCGGGCAGACGGTCTTGAAGTCGACCGCCCGCAAGGTGCGGCGCATCGCCAAGGGCGAGGTGATCGCCGGCTTCGCGGGCGCCACCGCGGACGCCTTCACGCTGTTCGAGCGGCTGGAGTCGAAGCTCGAGCAGTATCCGCGGCAGCTGACGCGGGCCTGCGTGGAGCTCGCCAAGGACTGGCGGTCGGACCGCTACCTGCGCAAGCTCGAGGCCATGATGCTGGTCGCCGACAAGACGGTCACGCTGGTGGTCACCGGCAACGGCGACGTGCTTGAGCCTGAGGGCGACGTCATGGGCATCGGGTCGGGCGGCAACTATGCGCTGGCGGCCGCCCGGGCGCTCGTCGACCTCGACCTCGACGCGGAGGCGATCGCCCGCAAGGCGATGGGCGTGGCCGCCGAGATCTGCGTCTACACCAACACCAACCTCACCATCGAAACGCTCGACAGCGAGCGCTGA
- the hslU gene encoding ATP-dependent protease ATPase subunit HslU, translated as MTQFSPREIVSELDRYIVGQKEAKRAVAIALRNRWRRQQLTGAMRDEVLPKNILMIGPTGVGKTEISRRLAKLAGAPFLKVEATKFTEVGYVGRDVEQIVRDLVEVGVGLVREQKRKAVEAKAHLAAEERVLDALVGKSASPATRESFRVKLRAGDLDDKEIEIEVASSGQGTPNFEIPGMPGATIGVMNLGDVLGKAFGGQKKPRRVTVKDSHGMLLTEESDKLLDQDQVVAEAIRSVENDGIVFLDEIDKICARSEGGRAGADVSREGVQRDLLPLIEGTTVATKYGPVKTDHILFIASGAFHVATPADLLPELQGRLPIRVELKPLDRDDFRRILTETEASLIKQYVALMATEGLTISFTDDCIDEIASVAVDINATVENIGARRLQTVMERVLDEISFTAPDQAGEEVVIDRAYVRDHIGDLAKNADLSRFIL; from the coding sequence ATGACCCAGTTCTCCCCGCGCGAGATCGTGTCCGAACTCGACCGCTACATCGTCGGCCAGAAGGAGGCGAAGCGGGCGGTCGCCATCGCCCTCCGCAACCGCTGGCGCCGCCAGCAGCTGACCGGCGCCATGCGGGACGAGGTGCTGCCGAAGAACATCCTGATGATCGGGCCGACCGGCGTCGGCAAGACGGAGATCTCGCGGCGGCTCGCGAAGCTCGCCGGGGCGCCGTTCCTGAAGGTGGAGGCGACCAAGTTCACCGAGGTCGGCTACGTGGGACGGGACGTCGAGCAGATCGTGCGCGACCTCGTCGAGGTCGGCGTCGGCCTGGTGCGCGAGCAGAAGCGCAAGGCCGTGGAGGCCAAGGCGCATCTGGCCGCGGAGGAGCGCGTGCTCGACGCGCTGGTCGGCAAGAGCGCGAGCCCGGCGACGCGCGAGAGCTTCCGGGTGAAGCTGCGCGCCGGCGACCTCGACGACAAGGAGATCGAGATCGAGGTGGCGAGCAGCGGACAGGGCACGCCCAACTTCGAGATTCCCGGCATGCCGGGCGCCACCATCGGGGTCATGAACCTCGGCGACGTGCTGGGCAAGGCCTTCGGGGGGCAGAAGAAGCCGCGCCGCGTGACCGTCAAGGACAGCCACGGAATGCTGCTGACGGAGGAATCCGACAAGCTGCTCGACCAGGATCAGGTGGTCGCGGAGGCGATCCGCTCGGTCGAGAACGACGGTATCGTGTTCCTCGACGAGATCGACAAGATCTGCGCCCGCAGCGAGGGCGGCCGCGCCGGGGCCGACGTCAGCCGCGAAGGCGTGCAGCGCGACCTGCTGCCGCTCATCGAGGGCACGACGGTGGCCACCAAGTACGGGCCGGTGAAGACGGACCACATCCTCTTCATCGCGTCGGGGGCCTTCCACGTGGCGACGCCGGCCGACCTGCTGCCCGAGCTGCAGGGCCGCCTGCCGATCCGCGTGGAGCTGAAGCCGCTCGACCGGGACGACTTCCGCCGCATCCTGACCGAGACCGAGGCGAGCCTGATCAAGCAGTACGTGGCCCTGATGGCGACGGAAGGCCTGACCATCAGCTTCACGGACGACTGCATCGACGAGATCGCCTCGGTGGCGGTCGACATCAATGCGACCGTGGAGAACATCGGCGCCCGCCGGCTGCAGACCGTGATGGAGCGCGTCCTCGACGAGATCTCGTTCACGGCGCCCGACCAGGCCGGCGAAGAGGTCGTGATCGACCGCGCCTATGTGCGGGACCACATCGGCGACCTCGCCAAGAACGCGGACCTCAGCCGGTTCATCCTCTGA
- a CDS encoding helix-turn-helix domain-containing protein has product MTPFGAKVRELRRARNVTLKEMASALGVSSAYLSALEHGKRGVPTWYMVQRIIAYFNVIWDEAEELQRLAESSDPRVVIDTAGLAPEATELANLLAVKIRGLSKASLKDLSFRVRAAAAKDGV; this is encoded by the coding sequence ATGACCCCGTTCGGCGCCAAGGTCCGCGAGCTCCGCCGCGCCCGCAACGTCACCTTGAAGGAGATGGCGAGCGCCCTCGGGGTCTCCTCCGCCTACCTTTCGGCCCTCGAGCACGGCAAGCGCGGCGTGCCGACCTGGTACATGGTCCAGCGCATCATCGCCTACTTCAACGTGATCTGGGACGAGGCCGAGGAACTCCAGCGCCTCGCCGAGAGCTCGGACCCCCGGGTCGTCATCGACACCGCCGGCCTCGCCCCGGAGGCCACCGAGCTCGCCAACCTCCTGGCCGTGAAGATCCGGGGCCTCTCCAAGGCCTCCCTAAAGGACCTCAGCTTCCGGGTCCGCGCCGCGGCCGCCAAGGACGGGGTGTGA
- a CDS encoding Smr/MutS family protein → MASRRKRDLSEEERALWRKVAESVAPLEPGRKTRRRKAAPPPPAESMIEPVHDDAPVSAASPTAHPHPPQPRPDPAPAKPKARPQPTPLAPIDQRTKRKLVRGTMGVDERLDLHGMTQHEAHAALRRFVAGAQARGARMVIVITGKGARPVQGGFRDPDERGILRRVVPQWLALPDMRDYVVGFEEAHLAHGGAGALYVRLRKARRFRVEGGA, encoded by the coding sequence ATGGCGAGCCGGCGCAAGCGCGACCTGAGCGAGGAGGAGCGGGCGTTGTGGCGCAAGGTCGCCGAGTCGGTGGCGCCGCTCGAGCCCGGACGCAAGACCCGCCGCCGCAAGGCCGCGCCGCCGCCCCCCGCCGAGTCGATGATCGAGCCGGTCCACGACGACGCCCCGGTTTCCGCCGCATCGCCGACCGCCCATCCGCATCCCCCCCAGCCGCGCCCCGATCCTGCGCCCGCGAAGCCGAAGGCTCGCCCGCAGCCGACGCCGCTCGCCCCGATCGACCAGCGCACCAAGCGCAAGCTCGTCCGCGGCACGATGGGCGTCGACGAGCGCCTCGACCTGCACGGCATGACCCAGCACGAGGCGCATGCGGCGCTACGCCGCTTCGTCGCCGGCGCCCAGGCACGCGGCGCCCGCATGGTGATCGTCATCACCGGCAAGGGCGCCCGGCCGGTCCAGGGCGGGTTCCGCGACCCGGACGAGCGCGGCATCCTGCGCCGCGTCGTGCCGCAATGGCTGGCCCTGCCGGACATGCGCGACTACGTGGTCGGCTTCGAGGAGGCGCATCTCGCCCACGGCGGCGCCGGCGCGCTCTATGTCCGCCTGCGCAAGGCGCGGCGCTTCAGGGTGGAGGGCGGTGCATGA
- the mltA gene encoding murein transglycosylase A, whose translation MTAAASLEPLAFADLPGWAEDRHAEAMAAFRLTARHIAGAAPKSRTLADAAFGPAGVDGEALARVARRLLAENPEGDAACRRFFETSFAPFRVRPTEGRPFLTGYYEPEVEGSPVRTGRFAVPLLARPDDLVDVNDRNRPAGMDPSFAFARRAPDGLVPYFDRAEIEDGALAGRGLELVWLESPVDAFFIHVQGSARIRLPGRDPLRVAYDGKAGWPYTSIGRRLVERGVAPAEAMTADRLRAWLEADPAAGRALMRENRSYIFFKVLDGLDPALGAVAAAGVQLTPGRSLAVDRRLHTFGTPVFLDADLPFGPGGALAPVRRLMVAQDTGSAIVGPARGDVFVGCGPEAGVLAGYVRHEPRSFVVLVPRD comes from the coding sequence ATGACCGCCGCCGCAAGCCTCGAACCCCTCGCCTTCGCGGACCTGCCCGGCTGGGCCGAGGACCGCCACGCCGAAGCCATGGCGGCCTTCCGGCTGACCGCCCGCCACATCGCCGGCGCGGCGCCGAAGTCCCGCACTCTGGCCGATGCCGCCTTCGGGCCGGCGGGGGTCGACGGCGAGGCACTCGCGCGCGTCGCGCGCCGCCTTCTCGCGGAGAACCCCGAGGGCGACGCGGCCTGCCGCCGCTTCTTCGAGACCTCCTTTGCGCCCTTCCGCGTTCGCCCGACCGAGGGCCGGCCTTTCCTGACCGGCTACTACGAACCGGAAGTCGAGGGCTCGCCCGTCCGCACCGGGCGCTTCGCCGTCCCGCTCCTGGCCCGCCCCGACGACCTCGTCGACGTCAACGACCGCAATCGCCCGGCCGGCATGGACCCGTCCTTCGCCTTCGCCCGCCGAGCCCCGGACGGGCTGGTACCCTATTTCGACCGCGCCGAGATCGAGGACGGCGCCCTGGCGGGCCGCGGCCTCGAGCTGGTCTGGCTGGAAAGCCCCGTGGACGCCTTCTTCATCCACGTCCAGGGTTCCGCGCGCATCCGCCTGCCCGGCCGCGACCCGCTCCGGGTCGCGTATGACGGCAAGGCCGGCTGGCCCTACACCTCCATCGGCCGCCGGCTCGTGGAGCGCGGCGTGGCGCCCGCCGAGGCCATGACGGCCGACCGGCTCCGGGCCTGGTTGGAGGCCGACCCGGCGGCCGGCCGCGCGCTGATGCGCGAGAACCGCTCCTACATCTTCTTCAAGGTGCTCGACGGCCTGGACCCCGCGCTCGGCGCCGTGGCGGCCGCCGGGGTGCAGCTGACGCCGGGCCGGTCCCTCGCCGTCGACCGCCGCCTGCACACCTTCGGCACGCCCGTCTTCCTCGACGCCGACCTGCCGTTCGGCCCCGGCGGCGCCCTGGCGCCGGTCCGCCGCCTGATGGTCGCCCAGGACACCGGCTCGGCCATCGTCGGCCCGGCCCGGGGCGACGTCTTCGTCGGTTGCGGGCCCGAGGCCGGCGTCCTTGCCGGGTACGTCCGCCACGAGCCCCGGTCCTTCGTCGTCCTGGTGCCGAGGGACTGA
- a CDS encoding Tim44/TimA family putative adaptor protein translates to MGQFLDIYNIIFLVLAVVIFLRLRSVLGRKTGSERPPIEPPYANRDRVDNAADRDNVIPMPRPNGVGAPEAAEAPAPPLAKSPALDRALRTIVSADRTFDPNGFLAGARIAYEMIVTSFAAGDRKALKPLLSREVYDGFVAAIQDREARGETVETTFVGIDKAEIVEASLRGSLVQITVRFVSHLITVTRDQKGEVVDGDPGKVAELVDVWTFERNATSSDPNWYLVATQTPD, encoded by the coding sequence ATGGGTCAGTTCCTGGATATCTACAACATCATCTTCCTCGTGCTGGCGGTGGTCATCTTCCTGCGGCTCCGCAGCGTGCTCGGGCGCAAGACCGGCAGCGAGCGGCCCCCGATCGAGCCGCCCTATGCCAACCGCGACCGGGTCGACAACGCCGCCGACCGCGACAACGTCATCCCCATGCCGCGCCCGAACGGCGTCGGGGCCCCCGAGGCCGCCGAGGCGCCGGCTCCGCCCCTCGCCAAGAGCCCGGCGCTCGACCGGGCGCTGAGGACCATCGTCTCGGCCGACCGTACCTTCGATCCGAACGGCTTCCTGGCCGGCGCGCGCATCGCCTACGAGATGATCGTGACGAGCTTCGCGGCGGGCGACCGCAAGGCGCTGAAGCCGCTCCTCTCCCGCGAGGTCTACGACGGCTTCGTGGCCGCCATCCAGGACCGCGAGGCGCGCGGCGAGACGGTCGAGACCACCTTCGTGGGTATCGACAAGGCCGAGATCGTCGAGGCCTCCCTGCGCGGCTCGCTCGTGCAGATCACCGTCCGCTTCGTCAGCCACCTGATCACCGTCACCCGCGACCAGAAGGGCGAGGTGGTGGACGGCGATCCGGGCAAGGTCGCCGAGCTCGTCGACGTCTGGACCTTCGAGCGGAATGCCACGTCGAGCGACCCGAACTGGTATCTCGTCGCCACCCAGACCCCCGACTGA
- a CDS encoding FxsA family protein, with amino-acid sequence MPFGLLLLVGLAAWPFLEIAAFIAVGREIGILPTLLTIVATSATGALLLRVQGLSALNAIRRDLRAGGLPVNALGHAALIGIGGLMLLLPGFVSDVVGLLLFLPPVRSLILAALSRNASVVVVRSRQSRRVLDLEPEEWQRRGDDGPGPEGYRPALPEADRREPPRP; translated from the coding sequence ATGCCCTTCGGGCTCCTGCTTCTCGTCGGCCTCGCGGCCTGGCCATTCCTGGAGATCGCGGCCTTCATCGCCGTGGGGCGCGAGATCGGCATCCTGCCGACCCTTCTGACGATCGTCGCGACGTCGGCGACCGGCGCGCTGCTGCTCAGGGTCCAGGGCCTCTCGGCCCTGAACGCCATCCGTCGCGACCTGAGGGCCGGCGGCCTGCCCGTCAACGCGCTCGGCCATGCCGCCCTGATCGGGATCGGCGGGCTGATGCTGCTCCTGCCCGGCTTCGTCAGCGACGTCGTCGGCCTGCTCCTGTTCCTGCCGCCCGTCCGCAGCCTGATCCTGGCGGCGCTCTCCCGCAATGCCAGCGTGGTCGTCGTGCGCTCGCGCCAGTCGCGGCGCGTGCTCGACCTGGAGCCCGAGGAGTGGCAGCGCCGGGGGGACGACGGGCCGGGGCCCGAGGGCTACCGCCCGGCTCTCCCCGAGGCCGATCGGCGGGAGCCGCCGCGGCCCTGA
- the secB gene encoding protein-export chaperone SecB translates to MTDIDGNARSNIGGPAPTEAPSINVLAQYVKDLSFENPNAPQSLQPRENGPALNINVNVGARPLSNTEFEVDLTLQARAAQGQEVVFAVEIVYSGLFRIVNVPEEHLHPFVLIECPRLLFPFARQIVSDATRNGGFPPLMIDPIDFVALYQQNMAQAQAAQPN, encoded by the coding sequence ATGACCGACATCGACGGCAACGCCCGTTCCAACATCGGCGGCCCCGCGCCGACCGAAGCGCCGTCCATCAACGTGCTCGCCCAGTACGTGAAGGATCTCTCCTTCGAGAACCCGAACGCGCCGCAGTCGCTGCAGCCGCGCGAGAACGGGCCGGCGCTCAACATCAACGTGAACGTCGGCGCGCGCCCGCTCTCCAACACCGAGTTCGAGGTCGACCTGACCCTGCAGGCCCGGGCCGCGCAGGGGCAGGAGGTCGTGTTCGCGGTGGAGATCGTCTATTCGGGCCTGTTCCGGATCGTGAACGTGCCGGAGGAGCACCTGCACCCCTTCGTGCTCATCGAGTGCCCGCGGCTGCTCTTCCCCTTCGCGCGCCAGATCGTCTCGGACGCCACGCGCAACGGCGGTTTCCCCCCGCTGATGATCGACCCGATCGACTTCGTGGCGCTCTACCAGCAGAACATGGCGCAGGCGCAGGCCGCCCAGCCTAACTGA
- the dnaQ gene encoding DNA polymerase III subunit epsilon: MREIVLDTETTGLDPRTGDRVVEIGAIELVNHIATGRTFHVYINPERSMPKAAFDVHGLSDEFLRDKPVFAAVAEEFARFIEGARLVIHNAAFDIGFLNAEFARLGRGPIPPDLVVDSLALAKRRHPAGPNSLDALCSRYGIDNSRRTKHGALLDSELLAEVYIELIGGRQAALLLATETATATTSRNVTRVRQARQRPVPLPSRLTPEEITAHEAFVARLGDAAVWRKYEDKPAEVPAPALAG; the protein is encoded by the coding sequence TTGCGCGAGATCGTCCTCGATACAGAAACGACCGGCCTCGATCCGAGGACTGGCGACCGCGTGGTCGAAATCGGCGCCATCGAGCTCGTCAACCACATCGCGACCGGCCGCACGTTCCACGTCTACATCAACCCGGAACGCTCGATGCCCAAGGCGGCCTTCGACGTTCACGGGCTCTCCGACGAGTTCCTGCGCGACAAGCCGGTCTTCGCCGCCGTGGCGGAGGAGTTCGCCCGCTTCATCGAGGGCGCGCGCCTGGTCATCCACAACGCCGCCTTCGACATCGGCTTCCTTAACGCCGAGTTCGCCCGCCTCGGCAGGGGCCCGATCCCGCCGGACCTGGTGGTCGACAGCCTGGCGCTCGCCAAGCGCCGCCATCCGGCCGGGCCGAACTCCCTCGACGCGCTCTGCAGCCGCTACGGCATCGACAACAGCCGCCGCACCAAGCACGGCGCGCTGCTCGATTCGGAATTGCTCGCCGAGGTCTACATCGAGCTGATCGGCGGGCGGCAGGCCGCGCTGCTGCTCGCCACCGAGACGGCCACCGCGACAACGAGTCGCAACGTCACCCGGGTGCGCCAGGCACGCCAGCGCCCGGTGCCGCTCCCCTCCCGCCTCACGCCCGAGGAGATTACCGCCCACGAGGCCTTCGTGGCCCGGCTCGGCGACGCGGCGGTCTGGAGGAAATACGAGGACAAGCCCGCCGAGGTCCCGGCGCCCGCCCTGGCCGGCTGA